The Fusarium oxysporum Fo47 chromosome II, complete sequence genome includes a region encoding these proteins:
- a CDS encoding uncharacterized protein (expressed protein) codes for MFGTGTISSTIITTEASLSFNGTVFGQIKLPQTQTNFWGTDFVAQEQRIEITDYTNYCAFIRSIIVDDATSLQLENNNCTVRALGTSSICNLRLDMPLKTIGGPRMAVKKLSRLGNDVTIVFGLSCSGPVELDHGFCIFELRNGHSETLAELKGELNIATGQTELTLHGTTRDGAVASNRIRFVGVGVEAKEKSWLNETIREIDVPVDLEPKCVEILWC; via the coding sequence ATGTTTGGGACAGGAACGATCTCTAGCACCATCATAACAACGGAGGCATCCCTCTCATTCAACGGGACCGTATTTGGACAGATCAAGTTACCCCAAACCCAGACGAATTTCTGGGGAACAGACTTTGTTGCTCAGGAACAGCGTATCGAAATCACCGACTATACCAACTACTGTGCCTTTATTCGGAGCATTATAGTCGACGATGCAACCAGCCTTCAACTCGAAAACAACAACTGCACAGTCAGAGCACTTGGTACTTCGTCTATATGCAACCTCCGTCTCGATATGCCACTCAAAACTATTGGAGGACCTAGAATGGCAGTCAAGAAGCTTTCGCGCTTAGGTAATGACGTGACAATCGTATTCGGCTTGAGTTGCTCAGGCCCTGTCGAACTTGACCATGGCTTTTGTATTTTCGAGCTTCGAAACGGCCATAGTGAAACATTGGCAGAGCTGAAAGGTGAACTGAACATTGCCACAGGCCAGACTGAACTCACTCTCCATGGGACAACACGAGATGGGGCGGTGGCCTCAAACAGAATCAGGTTTGTTGGAGTCGGGGTGGAAGCGAAAGAGAAATCATGGCTCAATGAGACCATAAGAGAGATTGATGTCCCTGTTGACTTGGAACCGAAATGCGTGGAGATATTGTGGTGCTGA